A single region of the Streptomyces sp. NBC_01803 genome encodes:
- a CDS encoding pentapeptide repeat-containing protein, with protein MPGHTACLAHLDEPDRIAYLGGLTPGAEIDHRSTPFTDHLLDQLLTAVRDPATGRPHLGVSKFEGATFLGDAEFVEVTFSGDARFDGATFSGVAGFEGVIFSGDARFEGATFSSGAGFAVVTFSGDAWFNRVIFSGGAGFLAVTFSGDARFDGATFSGGAPFLQVIFSGGAVFLAATFSGDAGFGGVIFSGDARFEGATFSGGAGFEGATFSGGAGFEGVIFPGVAGFGGVIFSGDARFRQARFEVAQRVGPVVCRGTVNLDGAVFGAPVTVEIAVSHVSLRRTRWESTAALRLRYAEVDLAGAVLEYPLTLAAEPAPPSNSRGTEEISEDLLLGRDPGVRIASLSGVDAAHLALTDVDLSGCHFAGAVHLDQLRLDGRVRFARPPVGWHRRGLWPARWSRRRTLAEEHHWRAAVSGQSANVGLSSDRLWRSGEHHPDLQRTPGPESIAALYRQLRKALEDGKNEPGAADFYYGEMEMRRHDRDPDGSTPLPERLLLHLYWAVSGYGLRASRALAWLGAAMTVTVAVMMLWGLPADDPKPTTTGRQVEAGQRLALTTDTPAPVNPIGPLHQRLSTDRFEKSLRTVINSTVFRSSGQDLTTAGTYVEMTSRLVEPVLLGLAVLAIRARVKR; from the coding sequence GTGCCCGGCCACACCGCCTGCCTGGCCCACCTGGACGAGCCCGACCGTATCGCCTACCTGGGCGGCCTCACTCCGGGCGCCGAGATCGACCACCGCAGCACGCCCTTCACCGACCACCTCCTTGACCAGTTACTTACTGCGGTTCGCGACCCCGCCACCGGCCGACCCCACCTCGGTGTCAGCAAGTTCGAGGGGGCGACTTTCTTGGGCGACGCCGAGTTTGTGGAGGTGACTTTCTCCGGCGACGCCCGGTTCGATGGGGCGACTTTCTCCGGCGTTGCCGGGTTCGAGGGGGTGATTTTCTCCGGCGACGCCCGGTTCGAGGGGGCGACTTTCTCCAGCGGCGCCGGGTTTGCGGTAGTGACTTTCTCCGGCGACGCTTGGTTCAATAGGGTGATTTTCTCCGGCGGCGCCGGGTTTTTGGCAGTGACTTTCTCCGGCGACGCCCGGTTCGATGGGGCGACTTTCTCCGGCGGCGCCCCGTTTTTGCAGGTGATTTTCTCCGGCGGCGCCGTTTTTTTGGCAGCGACTTTCTCCGGCGACGCCGGGTTCGGGGGGGTGATTTTCTCCGGCGACGCCCGGTTCGAGGGGGCGACTTTCTCCGGCGGCGCCGGGTTCGAGGGGGCGACTTTCTCCGGCGGCGCCGGGTTCGAGGGGGTGATTTTCCCCGGCGTCGCCGGGTTCGGGGGGGTGATTTTCTCCGGCGACGCCCGGTTCAGGCAAGCGCGGTTTGAGGTGGCTCAGCGGGTTGGGCCGGTGGTGTGCAGGGGGACGGTAAATTTGGACGGTGCGGTGTTCGGGGCGCCGGTGACGGTGGAGATCGCCGTAAGTCATGTGTCGCTGCGGCGGACACGGTGGGAGTCCACCGCGGCGTTGCGGCTGCGCTACGCGGAAGTCGACCTCGCCGGGGCGGTGCTGGAGTACCCGCTAACCCTGGCCGCCGAGCCCGCGCCCCCGAGTAACAGCCGAGGCACTGAAGAGATCTCGGAGGACCTGCTGCTGGGGAGAGACCCGGGGGTGCGGATCGCTTCGCTGAGCGGGGTGGACGCGGCGCACTTGGCGCTGACCGATGTGGACCTGTCCGGGTGCCATTTCGCCGGCGCGGTGCATCTGGATCAGCTCCGACTGGACGGCCGAGTCCGTTTTGCCCGCCCGCCGGTCGGCTGGCACCGCCGGGGACTGTGGCCGGCGCGCTGGTCGCGGCGCCGCACCCTGGCCGAGGAGCACCACTGGCGTGCGGCCGTCTCCGGCCAGAGTGCCAACGTCGGCTTGTCCTCGGACCGGCTGTGGCGCAGCGGGGAACACCACCCGGACCTGCAACGCACCCCGGGGCCGGAGTCGATCGCCGCGCTGTACCGGCAGTTGCGCAAGGCGCTGGAGGACGGGAAGAACGAACCCGGGGCCGCCGACTTCTACTACGGCGAGATGGAGATGCGCCGCCATGACCGCGACCCCGACGGCAGCACTCCGCTGCCCGAACGTCTTCTGCTTCACCTGTACTGGGCCGTCTCCGGCTATGGCCTGCGCGCCTCGCGCGCCCTGGCCTGGCTGGGTGCAGCCATGACGGTCACTGTGGCGGTGATGATGCTGTGGGGCCTCCCCGCCGACGACCCCAAGCCGACGACCACCGGCCGCCAGGTCGAGGCCGGTCAACGCCTCGCCTTGACCACCGACACACCTGCCCCGGTCAACCCCATCGGCCCGCTCCACCAGCGGCTCAGCACCGATCGATTCGAGAAATCCCTGCGGACGGTGATCAACAGCACCGTCTTCCGCAGCAGCGGCCAAGACCTCACCACCGCAGGCACGTACGTGGAGATGACCTCCCGCCTAGTCGAACCCGTCCTCCTCGGCCTGGCAGTCCTCGCCATCCGTGCCCGCGTCAAACGCTGA